The Agrobacterium larrymoorei sequence CGGTACGTCCGACACCTCGCACTGGGGCCAGGCCTATAACTTCCCGGCGGTTCAGCGCGGCGATATCGTCAAGGATGTCTTCGAACCCGGTCTTCCATCGGGCATGTTCGGTCTGGTTTTCAACACCCGCCGCCCGATCTTCGCCGACGAGAAGGTGCGCGAGGGACTATCCTACGTGCTCGATTTCGAGTGGATGAATCGAAACATCCTAGGTGGTGCCTTCAAGCGAACCCAAAGCTTCTGGCAGAACTCCAAGCTCGGTGCCTATGGCAACCCGGCCAACGAAAAGGAACTGGCGTTGCTCGGCGACGCCGCAAAGCGTCTGCCGCCGGAAATCCTGGCAGGCACCTACGAAATGCCGACGACCGACGGAACGGGCGCAGATCGCACCGTCCTGAAGAAAGCCGTCGCCAAGCTCGGAGAGGCGGGCTTCACCATCAAGAATGGCAAGATGGGCGACAAGGACGGCAAGCCTCTAAGCTTCGAGATCATGACGCAGAACCCGGCACAGGAGCGTATCGCGCTTGCCTATCAGCGGTCTTTGAAGTTGATCGGCGTCGATATGGCGATCCGTTCCGTGGATGATGGACAGTACCAGTCCCGCTCCAACAGCTTCGATTATGATATGATCATCCGCTCCTTCCCCTCGTCCTTGTCGCCGGGTGCCGAACAGATCAATCGCTGGGGCTCGGTCTCCAAGAACGCCAATGGCAGCTTCAATTATGCCGGCGTTGCGGATCCGGATGTCGATCGGATGATCGAGGCTTTGCTGCAAGCGCGTGAGACGGAAGATTTCGAGGTTGCCGTGCGCGCCTACGATCGCCTTCTGACGGCCGGCCATTATGTGATTCCGCTCTACTATATCGGCGCACAATGGGTTGCCCGCTGGAAATATATCGACCGGCCGGAGAAGACACCGCTGACCGGAAACCAGAAGCAGACATGGTGGGATGCGCGCGCGCAGTAAAAACAGCGGCGCCGCTCCATCCGCGACGGTTCCCTTTTGGTAACGCCTTGTGCCGCAAGCAAGGACTATCTAGATGAGGCGTCTATTCAAGCACAGGAAGGAACAACACCATGCAACGCATTGTCATCGACATCGTCTCGGACATGGTGTGTCCCTGGTGCTATCTCGGGAAGGCACGTCTCGATCTGGCCTTGGCTGAGGTCCAGGACGAGGTGAGCGTCGACATCAACTGGCGCCCATACCAGTTGAACCCGGATTATCCACCCGAAGGCGTCGATCAGAAGGTCGAGCTGGAAAAGAAGCTAGGCGGCAAGGATCGCGTCGAGCAGGCCCATAAGATGCTGACCGAACTGGGTCGTGAAGTCGGCATTGCCTATGATTTCGACGCGATCAAAATCGGTCCGAACACGCTTGATGCGCACCGGCTTTCGCTCTGGGCCCATGCCGAGGACCGCGCCCTTCAGGACAGAATCGTAACGGCCTTGTTCAAGGCCAACTTCGAGGAAGGCCGCAATATCGGCGACCACGCTGTGCTGATCGACATAGCAGGTGAAGCCGGGATGGACAGAGAACTCGTTCGCCGTCTGCTGGCTTCGGATGCGGACAAGGATACGATCAAGGCCGAAATTGACGCAGCGCAGCAAATGGGCGTTTCTGGCGTCCCCTTCTTTATTCTCGATCAGAAATATGCCGTCAGTGGCGCACAAACGCCAGACGTTCTAATTAATGCACTGCGGGATATTGCCAAAATGAAAGCAGAAGAGCAAAGGGCAATGAACTGATCGCAGTGCCGAAATGGCGTGAGTAACGCTTCGTCGCCGCTGCTATCTTCGACCCAATAATCCAGCGGTGATTTCGTGCCAGACAGCAGGTTGAAGGGCATATTGCTCGCCTTTGCCGCCTTCGCGGCCTATGCTTTCAGTGATGCAAGCGTCAAGCTCATCGACGGGCAATTGCCGCCCGTCGAGTCGGGCTTCTTCGGAGCCTTCTTTGGGCTGCTGGCGCTGCCCTTTATCCGTAAGCGCAACGATGCCTGGACGGATATCGTCCGCACGACCAACCGGTCTCTTTGGCTCTTGCGCTTCTTCGCCACCGGTGCCAGCACCATCGGAAGCGTTGTCGCGTTCACCCATCTTGCCATGGCGGAAGCCTTCGCCCTGATCTTCTTGCTTCCGTCCTTCGTCACCATCATGTCGGTGATCTTTCTGAAGGAGCAGGTCGGCATCAAGCGCTGGTCGGCGGTCATCATCGGCTTTGCCGGCGTCCTCATCATTCTCAGACCAGGCTTCCGCGAACTCTCCATCGGTCATCTCGGGGCAATCATCGGCGGCATGGGCGGAGCGATCTCCATCGTCATCTTCCGCGCGATCGGACCAAGAGAAAAGAACATCTCGCTCTATGGCGCGGGCGTTCTTGGCTGTCTTGCAGTCTGCGGCGTGTTGATGATCCCCTCCTTCACCCTTCCGAACGCCGAACAATGGCTGATGCTGGCGGGTTACGGGCTGCTGGCGGCGCTTGCCAATGTCCTCATTATGTACGCCGCGCAACACGCCCCTGCTGCCGTGATCGGCCCGACGCAGTATAGCCAGATGCTCTGGGCCATCCTCTTCGGATACCTGATCTTCGGAGACAGAGTAGACGGTTGGATGCTCGTCGGGATAGCACTCATCGTGGGGTCCGGCCTGCTGACGTTGATGCGCGAAAAGCAGCGGAACGTGCCACTGCCAAACTCTGTTGCCGCATCGGATCAGAATGTAACGGCCGTTATGCTGCCGGATGAAAGAACGGAGGCGGACCGATAATCGGCCCGCCCCGTTTAAAAATACTCTATTAAAAAGCTTTATCGTTTTAGTCTTACAATATCAGCTCACATCAATCGCAGACACGGACGCGATACATGTCGCCAAATCCGTCCTGACGCCATGCAACATGGCAACGGGGATAAACGGGCTCGTAAACGACAGGGGGCGGTC is a genomic window containing:
- a CDS encoding extracellular solute-binding protein, with translation MRSLLALIPALLFSGMAMAEPLHGISMHGKPALPADFKNLPYVNPDVKKGGRVSYGVVGTFDALNPFVLKGMRTTARGVWDPEFGNLLYEPLMQRSHDEPFTLYGLLAESAEWDDDRTYIQFNLNPKAHWQDGKPVTPEDVIFSFNLLKEKGRPPFDSRLNGVAKMEKVGERSVRFTFNEKANRETPLILASSTPILPAHAIDAKTFEQAGLGPVIGSGPYKIKSLRPGEQIVWERDKNYWGKDIPSKVGFDNYDEISVTYFLQVTTMFEAFKKGDIDIYPEGDAINGTSDTSHWGQAYNFPAVQRGDIVKDVFEPGLPSGMFGLVFNTRRPIFADEKVREGLSYVLDFEWMNRNILGGAFKRTQSFWQNSKLGAYGNPANEKELALLGDAAKRLPPEILAGTYEMPTTDGTGADRTVLKKAVAKLGEAGFTIKNGKMGDKDGKPLSFEIMTQNPAQERIALAYQRSLKLIGVDMAIRSVDDGQYQSRSNSFDYDMIIRSFPSSLSPGAEQINRWGSVSKNANGSFNYAGVADPDVDRMIEALLQARETEDFEVAVRAYDRLLTAGHYVIPLYYIGAQWVARWKYIDRPEKTPLTGNQKQTWWDARAQ
- a CDS encoding DsbA family oxidoreductase, which produces MQRIVIDIVSDMVCPWCYLGKARLDLALAEVQDEVSVDINWRPYQLNPDYPPEGVDQKVELEKKLGGKDRVEQAHKMLTELGREVGIAYDFDAIKIGPNTLDAHRLSLWAHAEDRALQDRIVTALFKANFEEGRNIGDHAVLIDIAGEAGMDRELVRRLLASDADKDTIKAEIDAAQQMGVSGVPFFILDQKYAVSGAQTPDVLINALRDIAKMKAEEQRAMN
- a CDS encoding DMT family transporter; protein product: MPDSRLKGILLAFAAFAAYAFSDASVKLIDGQLPPVESGFFGAFFGLLALPFIRKRNDAWTDIVRTTNRSLWLLRFFATGASTIGSVVAFTHLAMAEAFALIFLLPSFVTIMSVIFLKEQVGIKRWSAVIIGFAGVLIILRPGFRELSIGHLGAIIGGMGGAISIVIFRAIGPREKNISLYGAGVLGCLAVCGVLMIPSFTLPNAEQWLMLAGYGLLAALANVLIMYAAQHAPAAVIGPTQYSQMLWAILFGYLIFGDRVDGWMLVGIALIVGSGLLTLMREKQRNVPLPNSVAASDQNVTAVMLPDERTEADR